The DNA window AATTATTGTACACTAGGGTATACAAGTTCAGAAAAGTAACATGTGTAGAAATGGTCAGGGACTAGTTCTCGCCCAaattgttttgcttaaaaCTAAGCTCCTATCGTATTGTGCACGATTTCAGATATGTCGAAAAAGGCTCGATTGAACCGGGTGCCATTGGCGGTAGTAAACCTCGCGTCACAACTCCAAAGGTAGCTGAGTTTCGTACCTCGGCAGGTTTGCTTACCATAACCGGGTTCTTTTAGGTGGTTGAATACATCCGCCTACTGAAATACTCCGATCCTGGGATCTTTTCGTGGGAAATTCGTGATCGACTGGTGTCCGATGGGATCTGTAACAAGGATAACGTGCCCTCTGTAAGCAGCATTAGCCGAATATTAAGAAGTAAAATTCCTAGAGGTGTGTTTCGCGTCCAGCATACGTCATATGTGCTTAGAATCCATGAAATGCTGCGGAATTACCGAAACTCTAAAATAACCGCTTCTCTTTCAGCGTTGGAGCAAGCCTCGCTACAGTTTATCCCCTATTCGAGATGTCCACCCGCGGATCCTATGGCGTTGCAGATGCACTACAATCATTACATGAATTTCGGTACGAGCCTCATCTGTCTGTCTCATATTTGTAGAAACTCGTCCTGACTGAGCTCATAGCGACTATCGATGTCGATCAATAACCATCACCTTCGATTCTTTCAACTCAGCATTAATACGGCTTCGTTAGCTGTCatttactgtaatttttcacCGTTTACCTTGCCAACCGTAAGGAATCTTCCTTTCGAGGGATCCAAAAAGACAACTCGTCCAAAAAGGGTGAAGTAGTTTTGACAAGCGGTTTCACCTTATATTTGTACGAATACCGGCTCGACACCCGCTTGAACATCATGTTCTAACTCATGTAAAAACGAACTCCCAGATTCGTCATTTGAGTGTGGCTTGGCTACAACctcataatttttattccacCACCAGTTTTCGACCTCCCTTTTCTATCTCTGGATGTGCCGGAGGATACGTGAACATACCTCGACGATCAACTATCAATTTGTGAAGGAACTCGTCCACCTGGGCGTGGCTTCCAACTCATCAACAACTTCATCATTGGAACATTTCTCTCAACATTTGCACCAGATATTCTGCACCTTTTGTTCAACTTCTTGCAACAATCGCTTCATATGGAGTTTAATATGAGTATCTCCGATTCTAATCCATGGACAACTCTTCCTTTTAAGTCTTGCTGTAACAAAACGTAgcaacattattttatttccactaATTTCAGAACAACTTCGACCGTATGGTCcacaagaaaatgaaatttgctCTCAAATTGGAGTATCCAGATGTTGAGCAGCAAGAAATTGGTGGATCTGGCCGGACCATCGGAGAAATCAAGGATTTTCGCTGCTTGATAGATACATCTTCTTTGTCATGTTCGAACAGGTTCTGAGGTCCAGAGGCGAAAACTCGTACACTGTTCATATTACCCCGCATGATTTTTTACGACTACCTGTTCTCCTTAATATTATTCTAAGTAGAACTAGCAATTAACTTAGCAGTAAGGTTATAACCACGTTATCACTGTTAACacctttctttatttctacgTCTAAAACTAATTAGGTTATTTAAGGATATTACtacttattactattaatatattattattgggtagggtgtagtgtagtgagtggaggttccgcttcctgcacgatcgatcggaggttcgaatacgTACTGGTGCTCACTAAGCccctcatccctccggggtcgattaattggtagtaccagacttgtctgggaggataaaaacagtgacttgacacatcgtctagcccccgcaagtcactgtgaGGCCAGTTACCCGTTCGCGAACCTcgaacgatcctgaattgaagtgaacctgggggcgcatcccaagcggattgattgacgctagacactttatcctttttatcctttatccacaCTATTAATATTAACACTTTAATACTTATTGCTCGTCATATGAAATATTGATTTGATTGACTTATTGAAATTGTAAATAT is part of the Necator americanus strain Aroian chromosome V, whole genome shotgun sequence genome and encodes:
- a CDS encoding hypothetical protein (NECATOR_CHRV.G18351.T1), translated to MNYWSAYDSPQWSAQYAADSPSSTLADVNQLGGLFVNGRPLPMSLRIRIIELHHSGVRPCDISRQLRISHGCVSKILTRYVEKGSIEPGAIGGSKPRVTTPKVVEYIRLLKYSDPGIFSWEIRDRLVSDGICNKDNVPSVSSISRILRSKIPRALEQASLQFIPYSRCPPADPMALQMHYNHYMNFEQLRPYGPQENEICSQIGVSRC